Proteins found in one Podarcis muralis chromosome 5, rPodMur119.hap1.1, whole genome shotgun sequence genomic segment:
- the LOC144327820 gene encoding complement receptor type 2-like translates to MWDSPVPICVRVIQCQPPPHVQNGMYNQEAAVFTNGMSVKYTCEPGYGLIGEGTIYCTASGTWSSPAPRCEEGSCAPPPSLQFAELLNEYKENNSFPVGSVVKYMCRPGYAKHPGLKASLMCIRNQEWSGVQEFCKRKSCGYPGEPDNGRLIVTKDLLFGSTINYTCEEGYKLVGLSSRQCVISGLKAVWTGETAICQPISCSPPPDVPHGEHSGMNIDDYFYGTAVSYTCGKSHPLVGNATIYCTTKDGVNGVWSGRAYCGVTRCPAPQVRNGRIVTGYSDTYTYNQRVTLDCNAGYKISGTREIHCQVDGTWDPPLPHCELGKYK, encoded by the exons ATGTGGGATTCTCCTGTGCCCATTTGTGTTAGGG TAATTCAATGCCAGCCACCCCCACATGTTCAAAATGGGATGTACAACCAGGAAGCAGCAGTGTTTACTAATGGAATGTCTGTGAAATACACATGTGAGCCTGGCTATGGACTAATTGGAGAGGGGACTATTTACTGCACAGCATCTGGGACATGGTCTTCCCCTGCCCCTCGCTGTGAAG AAGGTAGCTGTGCACCCCCACCCAGTTTACAATTTGCTGAACTTCTCAATGAGTATAAAGAAAATAATTCCTTTCCTGTTGGCTCAGTTGTGAAATACATGTGCCGTCCAGGCTATGCTAAGCATCCCGGATTGAAGGCCTCTCTTATGTGCATTAGAAATCAGGAATGGTCAGGAGTTCAGGAGTTCTGCAAAA GAAAATCATGTGGATATCCAGGAGAACCAGATAATGGGAGGCTGATTGTAACAAAAGATCTTTTATTTGGTTCTACTATAAATTACACCTGCGAGGAAGG GTACAAGCTAGTTGGTCTATCTTCCAGACAGTGTGTGATATCTGGCCTAAAAGCAGTATGGACTGGTGAAACTGCTATTTGTCAAC CTATTTCGTGTTCTCCACCACCAGATGTTCCCCATGGCGAGCACAGTGGCATGAATATAGATGACTACTTCTATGGGACAGCTGTATCATACACCTGTGGAAAAAGCCACCCCCTTGTCGGAAATGCCACTATTTACTGTACTACCAAGGATGGAGTAAATGGTGTTTGGAGTGGCCGTGCATATTGTGGAg TGACTCGGTGTCCAGCCCCTCAAGTAAGGAATGGAAGGATAGTAACTGGTTATTCAGACACCTACACGTATAACCAAAGGGTGACTTTAGACTGCAATGCTGGCTACAAAATATCTGGAACAAGAGAGATTCATTGCCAAGTAGATGGTACATGGGACCCTCCTCTACCTCACTGTGAACTGGGCAAGTATAAATAA